From a region of the Nonlabens dokdonensis DSW-6 genome:
- a CDS encoding T9SS type A sorting domain-containing protein: MKKLLLSALFIFCAVSLHAQVTLYSNGFEGPDMSGYQLRNSSGGPASFAINGSDYIQRAASGGLPLGNPASGFSGNVIALEDHDGAGFFGPHSINTDQIDITGATGLSFTFRLAAPRGSDGNRYEPGDFLQVQYSIDGGAFQTLINTGGAPNTNFYYDVAGNGISGGGDDININQNSQQITKAIPGTGTSLVVRVRFDSQGPQEEMLFDDLLVTATSVVAVCNEPSIPTLSSSPSTVCVGSPATINISGNLNDATAWHIYTGSCSGSLVGTTTTGSFAIPAVNFSTTYFVRGEGGCVTPGSCGTITINPTAVDDASFSYSASSYCTSDSDPLPTITGTTGGTFSSTFGLSLNPSNGFIDLSASTPGNYSIAYTTSGSCPSSSSVNVTINGADSANFNYSTFSYCSNGADVSPTISGTTGGTFTSSPAGLSINSSSGLIDLSASSPAFYQITYTTGGVCSASSNQFISISGADDASFSYSASAYCQNESDPTPTITGSGGGTFTSGAGLSINTSSGTIDVSASTPGAYTITYTTSGSCPNSSTVAVTINGLDNASFSYSASSYCQDDTDPAPTVTGLGGGSFTSGAGLSINGSSGAIDVSASTPGAYTVTYTTSGSCPNSSTVAVTINGLDNASFSYSASAYCQNESDPTPTITGIGGGSFTSGAGLSINGSSGAIDVSASTPGAYTITYTTSGSCPNSSTVAVTINALDNASFSYSASAYCQDDADPTPTITGLGGGTFTSGTGLSINGSSGAIDVSASTPGAYTVTYTTVGTCPNTSTAIVTINALDDASFSYSATSYSASDADPTPTITGLGGGSFSSGLGLVVNSMTGTIDLSASTAGTYLVTYTTTGTCSSSASQSVTIASNDNLATPTALVYGAGCTGSIYNIQDSTLELGEDIPDCAFDTGAPFAPAQASSQWFTFVASSSGDALIKITDNGISGFGAQSASIGLTLSLYEAPSTLGDFSTLGAAIACSSTSITPPLEFLDGTFIDAKGLTQGNTYYVQVYSNDNSSIDYCIDVSEPVIYTYDNGWQAPNGDPELVNNPYKRVEILNGDAVQQPLTNSGQPVPPSVGSLYVAQNASVSYDNLVFNYKMQIDGTLNPLSGGIPTTATAAVSTTNQSLTAITGIGKANIGSFAYVNENGNTNSVNVDLEMDVYERFEMSDRPMNFLKTITFKSTDNRTAVFNSQNFAFPTSTVSSTASITGQVQVEQFIPENNSVRGRAYRFVSSPVSSMSTIFSQWQENGASPSGFGTHITGTSGTVGMVDAATGFDQTSSGANSMRTYSNDTSQSFNVVTSTNQAADSLKVAQAYLLYIRGDRNVDLTTNTSSSATVLRSTGILEHKPISKSYDVEQSDFIFTGNPYQNAVKVEDLIDASTNIEDDVVYYWDPTLGGLTGSGGAYVTYTGFDGGGAGIATPASANNGFIQPGQAVFVRANAGANGPTNDAVISYRPDQTDISGLVTGASNSVTSIPSTGPASISMSLYDTASFTSGNSLSDGLLIRFGSNYSNAIGAGDYVKIMNFDESVAVEQLANNYAVAGRSLPVHNEVIQLNHYNYGDTDYTYTIDLTGLTSVDAYIYDQYTSTSTPLVDGFNTFNFTVDASIIGSIAADRFQLRFENVTLGVEDTIAGAAFTMYPNPAATNAVISMQSSQLASKQAKLRVTDLSGKLISDRAIEFSAQGLYEWKDSDLKTGLYILEVSTEEGDKLVRKLVIE, encoded by the coding sequence ATGAAAAAATTACTACTCTCAGCATTGTTCATATTCTGTGCCGTCAGCTTACATGCACAGGTTACTCTTTATTCTAATGGTTTTGAAGGTCCAGATATGAGTGGTTATCAACTGCGTAACTCTAGTGGTGGTCCTGCGAGTTTTGCAATTAATGGTAGCGATTACATACAAAGAGCAGCTTCAGGCGGTTTACCTTTAGGAAATCCAGCTTCTGGTTTCTCTGGTAACGTAATTGCTTTGGAGGATCATGATGGTGCAGGTTTTTTTGGACCACATTCTATTAATACAGATCAAATTGATATTACTGGTGCAACAGGATTGAGTTTTACATTTCGTCTTGCCGCTCCACGTGGAAGTGATGGTAACCGATATGAACCAGGTGATTTTCTACAAGTACAATATTCTATTGATGGTGGTGCATTTCAAACACTTATTAATACAGGAGGTGCACCAAATACTAACTTTTACTACGATGTAGCTGGAAACGGAATCAGTGGAGGCGGTGATGATATAAATATTAATCAAAATTCGCAACAAATAACTAAAGCTATTCCAGGGACAGGTACATCTCTTGTTGTACGTGTTCGTTTTGATTCACAAGGTCCTCAAGAAGAAATGCTATTTGATGACCTTTTAGTTACTGCAACATCAGTTGTTGCAGTTTGTAACGAACCAAGCATCCCTACTCTTTCTAGCTCACCTAGTACTGTTTGTGTAGGCTCACCTGCAACAATCAATATTTCTGGAAATTTGAATGATGCTACTGCATGGCATATTTATACTGGTTCTTGTAGTGGTTCATTAGTAGGTACAACTACCACTGGATCATTTGCGATTCCTGCAGTAAATTTTTCAACGACATATTTTGTAAGAGGAGAAGGTGGTTGTGTGACTCCGGGAAGTTGTGGTACTATTACCATCAATCCTACTGCGGTTGATGATGCTAGTTTTAGTTATTCTGCCTCTTCTTATTGCACAAGTGATTCAGATCCGTTACCTACTATCACTGGAACAACTGGTGGTACATTTTCAAGTACATTCGGTTTGTCATTGAATCCATCAAATGGTTTTATCGATTTATCAGCGTCTACTCCAGGAAACTACTCTATAGCATACACTACATCAGGTTCTTGTCCTAGTAGCTCTAGTGTAAATGTGACCATTAATGGAGCAGATAGCGCCAACTTTAATTATTCTACTTTTAGTTATTGCTCTAATGGTGCAGATGTTTCTCCAACGATATCAGGAACAACAGGAGGTACATTTACTAGTTCTCCTGCAGGACTTTCTATAAATAGTAGCTCAGGTCTAATTGATTTATCTGCCTCGTCTCCTGCTTTTTATCAAATAACATATACAACGGGCGGAGTTTGTTCAGCAAGTTCCAATCAATTTATAAGTATTTCTGGAGCAGATGATGCAAGCTTCAGTTATTCTGCTAGCGCTTATTGTCAAAATGAATCAGATCCAACTCCAACTATTACTGGTTCAGGAGGAGGAACATTTACAAGTGGCGCAGGTTTGTCTATCAACACATCATCAGGTACAATAGACGTGTCAGCTTCTACACCAGGAGCATATACGATTACTTATACAACTTCAGGTTCTTGCCCGAACAGCTCAACAGTTGCAGTAACCATTAATGGACTGGATAATGCAAGCTTTAGTTACTCTGCAAGCTCTTATTGTCAGGATGATACAGATCCAGCACCTACGGTTACAGGTTTAGGCGGTGGTTCATTCACAAGTGGCGCAGGATTATCTATCAATGGATCTTCAGGTGCAATAGACGTGTCGGCTTCTACACCAGGAGCATATACGGTTACTTATACAACTTCAGGTTCTTGTCCGAACAGCTCAACAGTTGCAGTAACCATTAATGGACTGGATAATGCAAGCTTTAGTTACTCTGCTAGCGCTTATTGTCAAAATGAATCAGATCCAACACCGACGATTACTGGTATAGGCGGTGGTTCATTCACCAGTGGCGCAGGATTATCTATCAATGGATCTTCAGGTGCAATAGACGTGTCAGCTTCTACACCAGGAGCATATACGATTACTTATACAACTTCAGGTTCTTGTCCGAACAGCTCAACAGTTGCAGTAACCATTAATGCACTGGATAATGCAAGCTTTAGCTACTCTGCTAGCGCTTACTGTCAAGATGATGCAGACCCAACTCCTACAATCACAGGTTTAGGAGGTGGAACATTTACAAGTGGCACAGGATTATCTATCAATGGATCTTCAGGAGCAATAGACGTGTCAGCATCTACACCAGGCGCGTATACGGTAACTTATACGACTGTTGGTACTTGTCCAAATACTTCAACAGCTATAGTAACCATTAATGCGTTGGACGACGCTAGCTTTAGTTACTCTGCTACCTCTTACTCCGCTTCAGACGCCGACCCAACGCCAACTATTACTGGCCTAGGAGGAGGAAGTTTTTCAAGTGGTCTAGGGTTAGTAGTAAATAGTATGACTGGAACGATAGACTTGTCAGCTTCTACGGCTGGAACTTATTTAGTGACCTATACAACAACTGGAACATGTTCTAGTAGTGCTTCACAATCTGTGACTATAGCGTCTAATGATAATTTAGCAACACCTACTGCCTTAGTTTATGGAGCTGGTTGTACAGGAAGTATTTATAATATTCAAGATTCTACATTGGAATTGGGAGAAGATATTCCAGATTGTGCATTTGACACAGGTGCACCATTTGCTCCTGCTCAAGCTTCATCTCAGTGGTTTACATTTGTAGCTTCTAGTAGTGGAGATGCGTTAATTAAGATCACTGATAATGGTATCTCTGGATTTGGAGCTCAGTCAGCTAGTATTGGCTTAACTTTGAGTCTTTATGAAGCACCGTCTACGCTTGGTGATTTTTCAACTTTAGGAGCAGCTATAGCATGTTCATCAACATCTATTACACCACCTTTGGAGTTCTTAGATGGTACTTTTATAGATGCTAAGGGGCTTACCCAAGGAAACACGTATTATGTTCAAGTATACAGTAATGACAACTCAAGTATTGATTACTGTATTGACGTGTCAGAGCCTGTGATTTACACCTATGATAATGGATGGCAAGCACCAAATGGAGATCCAGAGCTAGTTAATAACCCATATAAAAGAGTGGAGATTTTAAATGGAGATGCCGTGCAGCAGCCTCTGACAAATAGTGGTCAACCTGTTCCTCCAAGTGTAGGAAGTTTATACGTAGCGCAAAATGCAAGTGTTTCCTATGATAATTTAGTTTTCAACTATAAGATGCAGATAGACGGAACTTTGAATCCACTTTCAGGAGGAATACCTACGACAGCCACCGCAGCAGTATCTACAACAAATCAATCTTTAACTGCTATAACTGGAATAGGTAAAGCAAATATCGGTTCATTTGCCTATGTAAATGAGAATGGAAATACCAACTCTGTCAACGTAGATTTAGAGATGGATGTTTATGAAAGATTTGAAATGAGTGACCGTCCTATGAACTTTCTAAAAACGATTACATTTAAATCAACTGATAATCGTACCGCGGTGTTTAATTCGCAAAACTTTGCTTTTCCAACCTCTACAGTATCTAGTACAGCCAGTATCACAGGGCAAGTACAGGTAGAGCAGTTCATACCAGAGAACAATAGTGTAAGAGGTCGTGCTTATCGATTTGTAAGCTCGCCAGTTTCTTCTATGAGTACGATTTTCTCTCAATGGCAAGAAAACGGTGCTTCACCATCAGGATTTGGAACTCATATTACAGGAACTTCTGGAACTGTAGGAATGGTAGACGCAGCTACAGGATTTGACCAGACTTCTTCTGGAGCAAATAGCATGCGCACTTATAGTAATGATACCAGTCAAAGTTTTAATGTAGTTACCAGTACAAATCAAGCAGCCGATTCTTTAAAAGTGGCTCAAGCTTACTTACTTTATATACGTGGAGACCGTAATGTTGATTTAACAACAAACACTAGTAGTAGTGCTACGGTATTAAGATCAACAGGAATTCTAGAGCACAAGCCTATCTCAAAAAGCTATGATGTAGAGCAAAGCGACTTTATTTTTACAGGAAATCCATACCAAAACGCGGTTAAGGTAGAAGACCTTATTGATGCAAGTACAAACATAGAAGATGACGTTGTGTACTATTGGGATCCAACCCTAGGTGGTTTAACAGGTAGTGGTGGAGCTTATGTGACGTACACAGGATTTGATGGAGGCGGCGCAGGAATAGCAACACCAGCTAGTGCTAACAATGGATTCATACAACCAGGACAAGCAGTGTTTGTAAGAGCAAATGCAGGAGCAAACGGGCCTACCAATGATGCCGTGATCAGCTACAGACCAGATCAGACGGATATCAGTGGTTTAGTAACAGGAGCTTCAAATTCAGTAACAAGCATTCCATCTACAGGACCAGCATCTATCTCAATGTCCTTATATGATACTGCAAGTTTTACTAGCGGGAACTCATTAAGTGATGGGTTATTGATACGTTTTGGTTCTAATTATTCAAATGCTATAGGAGCTGGAGATTATGTTAAGATCATGAACTTTGATGAGAGTGTAGCCGTAGAGCAGTTAGCAAACAATTATGCAGTTGCAGGAAGATCGCTACCAGTTCATAATGAGGTGATACAATTAAATCATTACAACTATGGTGATACCGATTATACCTATACGATAGACCTTACAGGGCTTACATCTGTTGATGCTTATATTTATGATCAGTACACAAGTACATCAACACCTCTAGTAGATGGATTCAATACTTTCAACTTTACAGTAGATGCTTCTATAATAGGAAGTATAGCGGCAGATCGTTTCCAATTAAGATTTGAGAATGTCACGTTAGGAGTAGAAGATACTATAGCAGGAGCAGCGTTCACGATGTATCCTAATCCAGCAGCGACTAATGCGGTTATAAGCATGCAATCTTCACAACTAGCAAGCAAGCAGGCAAAATTAAGAGTGACCGACCTTTCAGGAAAACTAATCAGCGATCGAGCGATCGAATTCAGCGCACAAGGATTATATGAATGGAAAGATAGCGACTTGAAAACAGGTTTATACATTCTAGAGGTTTCTACCGAAGAAGGAGATAAGCTAGTAAGAAAACTAGTGATCGAGTAG
- a CDS encoding phage tail protein — translation MNPFLGEIVMFAGNFAPRGWSLCNGQLLAITQYSALFSILGTTYGGDGRTTFALPDFRSRSPIHQGKGPGLTDIRLGERSGNEQISLSLLNLPNHSHTGEIKVSNAAADDDSPGSSASIGSSEIFVEGASTTALSFGSVELGNTGGQQPFPSRNPYIGINYIIAMQGTFPSRN, via the coding sequence ATGAATCCATTCTTAGGAGAAATAGTGATGTTCGCCGGAAATTTTGCACCACGTGGCTGGTCTTTATGTAACGGTCAATTACTAGCAATAACCCAATACTCAGCACTTTTTTCAATTTTAGGTACGACTTATGGCGGCGATGGTCGAACAACGTTTGCGTTACCGGATTTTAGAAGTAGGTCTCCGATCCATCAGGGAAAAGGTCCTGGTTTAACCGACATTAGATTGGGTGAGCGCAGCGGTAATGAGCAAATCAGTTTATCATTATTAAATTTACCTAATCACTCTCATACAGGTGAAATAAAAGTGTCTAACGCTGCTGCTGATGACGATTCACCAGGAAGTTCTGCCTCTATTGGGTCTTCTGAAATATTTGTAGAAGGTGCGTCAACTACAGCTTTAAGTTTTGGAAGTGTTGAATTAGGGAATACTGGTGGTCAACAACCATTTCCATCTAGAAATCCTTACATTGGTATTAATTACATTATAGCAATGCAAGGAACATTTCCATCTAGAAATTGA
- a CDS encoding phage tail protein — protein MDPFIGQIVSFAGNFAPRGWAFCDGQLLAISQNTALFSILGTTYGGDGRSSFALPDLRGRTAIHPGTGPGLTNIKLGERGGAETHTLTISEMPSHTHMGSMKVSSAAADDDSPGSGSSIGASEIFVEGSANTALASGSVQTLATGGQQPFHLRNPFEGVNFIIAMQGIFPSRN, from the coding sequence ATGGATCCATTTATAGGACAAATTGTGTCCTTTGCAGGAAATTTTGCACCAAGAGGCTGGGCATTTTGTGATGGCCAGCTTTTGGCAATCTCTCAAAACACAGCGTTATTTTCAATTCTAGGAACTACTTATGGTGGTGATGGTAGATCATCATTTGCATTGCCAGACCTAAGAGGTAGAACAGCTATACATCCAGGAACAGGACCTGGATTAACTAATATCAAATTGGGTGAAAGAGGTGGAGCGGAGACTCATACATTAACCATTTCTGAAATGCCTTCACATACGCACATGGGTTCTATGAAAGTTTCTAGCGCCGCTGCAGACGATGATAGTCCAGGCTCAGGCTCTTCCATAGGTGCATCTGAAATTTTTGTAGAGGGTTCTGCAAATACGGCTTTAGCTTCTGGAAGTGTCCAAACATTGGCTACTGGAGGGCAACAACCATTTCATTTAAGAAACCCTTTTGAAGGAGTGAATTTTATAATAGCTATGCAGGGGATTTTTCCATCTAGAAATTAA
- a CDS encoding DUF6252 family protein, whose product MKTIGTYLLIALAVFSFISCEENLDDDNVPALQAVRNGEFFKSDRMSATLNDDGSLSLFGQTPLETLELRLEDDSVGIYRLGSGSQSEALYTFNGADTFSTNFGNGTGEVRLTSVNAISGVTGEFSFVSYLANNADSLYMRRGVIFQVPFGTALGSGAGGAVSNSFNATIDGSNLNPTLINGVANGGILAVTGSNGNGSIVLTMPDSVVPGTYMLSGAGSTYSASYVEGSNVAQAVSGDLIITAADAANNTVSGTFNFMTGPPDNFDVTNGSFIISY is encoded by the coding sequence ATGAAAACGATAGGCACTTACTTATTAATAGCACTAGCTGTTTTTTCTTTTATTTCTTGTGAAGAGAATCTTGACGATGATAACGTTCCAGCTTTACAAGCAGTGCGTAATGGCGAGTTTTTTAAGTCAGACCGCATGAGTGCAACATTGAATGACGATGGTAGCTTATCGCTATTCGGTCAGACCCCATTAGAAACTTTGGAGTTGAGATTAGAAGATGATAGTGTAGGAATTTATAGATTAGGTTCAGGCTCGCAAAGTGAGGCGTTGTACACCTTTAATGGCGCCGATACTTTTTCCACAAATTTTGGTAACGGAACTGGTGAGGTACGTCTTACCTCAGTAAATGCGATATCTGGTGTTACAGGTGAATTTAGCTTTGTAAGTTATTTGGCAAATAATGCAGATTCACTTTACATGCGTAGAGGAGTAATATTTCAAGTGCCATTTGGCACAGCTCTAGGAAGTGGTGCAGGAGGAGCAGTTTCCAATTCTTTTAACGCAACTATAGACGGTAGTAATTTGAACCCTACACTTATTAATGGTGTGGCAAATGGAGGAATACTTGCTGTTACAGGTAGTAATGGTAATGGATCAATAGTGCTTACCATGCCAGACAGTGTGGTTCCAGGAACTTATATGTTATCGGGAGCTGGTTCTACTTATTCTGCTTCTTATGTAGAAGGTAGTAATGTGGCTCAAGCAGTGAGCGGTGACTTAATTATAACAGCAGCAGATGCTGCAAATAATACCGTTTCTGGGACGTTTAACTTTATGACTGGTCCACCTGACAACTTTGATGTCACCAATGGCTCATTTATTATATCCTACTAA
- a CDS encoding 30S ribosomal protein S16: MPVKIRLQRHGKKGKPFYWIVAADARSKRDGKYLEKLGTYNPNTNPATINLDVDGAITWLENGAQPTDTARNLLSYKGVMMKKHLKGGVSKGAFTEEQAEEKFNAWLSEKEAKIAGKASGLQADADAAAEKALEAEKAVNEARIAANAPEVVEEPAADGDDATGEEE; encoded by the coding sequence ATGCCAGTAAAAATTAGATTACAAAGACACGGTAAAAAAGGAAAACCTTTTTATTGGATCGTTGCAGCAGATGCAAGATCAAAAAGAGATGGTAAATATCTTGAAAAGTTAGGAACTTATAACCCTAACACAAACCCAGCAACAATTAATCTTGATGTAGATGGTGCTATAACTTGGTTAGAAAACGGAGCACAACCTACTGACACGGCACGTAACTTATTAAGCTACAAAGGTGTTATGATGAAAAAACACCTTAAAGGTGGTGTTTCTAAAGGAGCTTTTACTGAAGAGCAAGCAGAAGAGAAATTCAACGCATGGTTATCTGAAAAAGAAGCTAAGATTGCTGGTAAAGCATCTGGCCTTCAAGCTGATGCCGATGCAGCAGCTGAAAAAGCTCTAGAAGCTGAAAAAGCCGTTAATGAAGCTCGTATTGCCGCAAATGCTCCAGAAGTAGTTGAAGAACCAGCTGCAGATGGTGATGACGCAACAGGAGAAGAAGAATAA
- the rimM gene encoding ribosome maturation factor RimM (Essential for efficient processing of 16S rRNA) — MRKEECFYVGTVVNKFSFKGELLVKLDTDEPELFTEMESVFIEIGKNLVPFFIEKSQLHKSLLLRLKIEDIDDEATADSMMKRDLYLPLSFLPELEGNKFYFHEVINFKMVDSNHGDIGIITDINDTTTQALFEVDFNGNEILIPLNDHFINQVDRKNKTIHVTTPEGLVDLYLE; from the coding sequence ATGCGTAAAGAAGAATGTTTTTACGTAGGTACAGTAGTAAATAAATTTAGCTTTAAAGGTGAGCTGCTAGTTAAACTAGATACAGACGAGCCTGAGCTTTTTACAGAAATGGAATCAGTTTTTATCGAGATCGGTAAAAACTTGGTTCCATTTTTTATTGAAAAAAGTCAGTTGCATAAATCTTTGTTGCTTCGCCTTAAAATAGAAGACATCGATGATGAAGCTACTGCAGACAGTATGATGAAAAGAGATTTGTACCTACCTCTATCATTTCTACCAGAATTAGAAGGAAATAAATTCTACTTTCATGAAGTCATCAATTTTAAAATGGTAGACTCAAATCATGGTGACATCGGTATAATTACTGACATTAATGACACTACCACACAGGCTTTATTTGAGGTAGATTTCAACGGTAATGAAATTCTTATACCACTCAACGATCATTTTATCAATCAAGTAGATCGCAAGAACAAGACGATACACGTTACTACACCAGAAGGTCTAGTAGATTTGTACTTAGAATAA
- a CDS encoding tRNA1(Val) (adenine(37)-N6)-methyltransferase: MGLFKFKEFHIAQDRCAQKVGTDGVLLGAWTTPHKIPQNILDIGTGTGVISLMLAQRFTASNIEAIEIDTDAFEQATENFENSPWGDRLFCFHSSFQEFYEEVEERFDLIVSNPPFFDSNSLKKESQIEEKRQQARFDDALPFEELVYGVYQLLALDGTFSCIIPKEREERFLEITSHFQLTPVRTVYIKGTANSPVKRCLMEFRFRESVKETNTTPTIEHLTIEIARHDYTDDYINLTKDFYLKM, translated from the coding sequence ATGGGTTTGTTTAAATTCAAAGAGTTTCACATTGCTCAAGACCGCTGTGCACAAAAAGTAGGTACTGATGGTGTTCTTTTAGGAGCCTGGACCACACCTCACAAGATTCCGCAAAATATTTTGGACATAGGAACTGGTACTGGAGTCATTTCTCTTATGCTTGCACAACGTTTCACTGCATCAAACATTGAGGCTATAGAGATAGATACAGATGCGTTTGAACAAGCTACAGAAAATTTTGAAAACAGTCCTTGGGGCGATAGGCTGTTTTGCTTTCATTCCTCGTTTCAAGAATTTTATGAAGAAGTAGAAGAACGTTTTGACCTCATTGTGAGTAATCCACCTTTTTTTGATTCCAACAGTTTAAAAAAAGAGTCTCAAATTGAAGAAAAAAGGCAGCAAGCACGATTTGATGATGCGTTACCTTTTGAAGAATTGGTTTACGGTGTGTATCAGCTGTTAGCTTTAGACGGCACATTTTCCTGCATCATTCCTAAAGAAAGAGAAGAACGTTTTCTTGAGATTACTTCTCATTTTCAATTAACTCCAGTACGTACAGTTTATATAAAAGGCACTGCTAATAGTCCTGTTAAAAGATGTTTGATGGAATTCCGCTTTCGCGAAAGCGTAAAAGAAACAAACACCACACCTACAATTGAACATCTCACGATAGAAATAGCAAGGCATGACTATACCGATGATTACATCAACCTCACCAAAGATTTTTATCTCAAGATGTAA
- a CDS encoding acyl-CoA dehydrogenase family protein: MKPDLFEAPDYYNIDDLLTEEHKMIRDAARSWVKRDVSPIIEEAAQEAKFPKSIIPGLASIGAFGPYIPEEYGGSGLDQISYGLIMQEIERGDSGVRSTASVQSSLVMYPIWKYGSEEQKQKFLPKLASGEFMGSFGLTEPDHGSNPGGMITNYKDAGDGENVILNGAKLWISNSPFCDVAVVWAKNEEGRIHGVIVERGMEGFSTPETHNKWSLRASATGELIFQDVKVPKSNILPNKSGLGAPLGCLDSARFGIAWGAIGAAMDCYDTALRYAKQRIQFGKPIAAFQLQQKKLAEMITEITKAQLLALRLGQLKNEDRATSAQISMAKRNNVEMAIKIAREARQILGGMGITGEYSIMRHMMNLESVITYEGTHDIHLLITGLDITGENAFK, encoded by the coding sequence ATGAAACCAGACTTATTTGAAGCACCAGATTATTATAACATTGACGATCTTTTAACTGAAGAGCATAAAATGATAAGGGACGCAGCTCGTTCATGGGTAAAGCGAGATGTTTCACCTATAATTGAAGAGGCTGCTCAAGAAGCAAAGTTTCCTAAAAGTATCATTCCAGGACTTGCATCCATAGGTGCTTTTGGACCTTATATTCCTGAAGAATATGGCGGTTCTGGACTAGATCAAATTTCTTATGGTCTTATCATGCAAGAAATTGAGCGCGGTGATAGTGGGGTGCGTTCTACAGCCTCAGTACAATCTTCACTAGTTATGTATCCTATATGGAAATACGGTAGTGAAGAGCAAAAGCAAAAATTCCTTCCTAAACTAGCCAGTGGAGAGTTTATGGGATCTTTTGGACTTACAGAGCCAGATCATGGATCTAATCCTGGAGGGATGATTACTAACTATAAAGATGCTGGTGATGGTGAGAATGTGATTCTTAATGGCGCTAAGCTATGGATTTCTAACAGTCCGTTTTGCGATGTTGCAGTAGTATGGGCAAAAAACGAAGAAGGCCGTATTCATGGTGTTATTGTGGAACGTGGTATGGAAGGTTTCTCTACTCCAGAAACGCACAACAAATGGTCATTAAGAGCTAGCGCTACAGGAGAACTCATCTTTCAAGATGTAAAAGTTCCTAAGTCCAATATCTTACCTAACAAATCTGGATTAGGAGCACCACTAGGTTGTTTAGACTCAGCTCGTTTTGGGATTGCCTGGGGCGCCATAGGGGCGGCAATGGATTGTTATGATACCGCATTGCGTTATGCAAAACAGCGCATACAATTTGGAAAGCCTATCGCAGCTTTCCAGTTGCAACAAAAGAAACTGGCCGAAATGATTACTGAAATTACAAAGGCACAATTACTAGCTTTAAGGTTAGGACAACTTAAAAACGAAGACCGAGCTACTAGCGCACAAATTTCTATGGCAAAACGTAACAACGTAGAAATGGCAATAAAAATAGCTCGTGAAGCGCGACAAATCTTAGGCGGAATGGGAATCACAGGAGAATACAGCATCATGCGACACATGATGAATTTAGAAAGTGTGATTACTTATGAAGGTACCCACGACATTCACTTATTAATCACAGGTTTAGATATTACCGGTGAGAATGCTTTTAAATAA
- a CDS encoding NifU family protein: MTGQELKTAVEAGLEEIRPFLQRDHGDIELVSIEEDKYVKVRLLGTCVGCSVNQMTLKSGVELTIKKHAPQILTVQDVSGETLKEDHRDSIDL; this comes from the coding sequence ATGACAGGACAAGAATTAAAAACTGCTGTGGAGGCTGGCTTAGAAGAAATAAGACCCTTTTTACAACGTGATCATGGAGATATAGAGCTAGTTTCTATCGAGGAAGATAAGTATGTAAAAGTACGACTTTTAGGTACTTGTGTGGGATGTAGTGTCAATCAAATGACTCTTAAGTCTGGAGTAGAACTTACCATAAAAAAGCACGCACCGCAGATTTTAACTGTTCAAGATGTAAGTGGTGAAACGCTTAAAGAAGATCATAGAGATTCTATTGATTTGTAA